Genomic window (Apis cerana isolate GH-2021 linkage group LG1, AcerK_1.0, whole genome shotgun sequence):
caatGCAACAGtgtactatttataaaaaaataaaaaaaaaaaaagaaaataaaaagtcataTTCATTTCCTtttgcttaaaaatttttttatttttaattaataattatatttttaattattttaaacaatgtaACATTAACCCTTCGCGGTTGAAAGATTGGATACCAGCCTAGTAGCACACTTTCACTCAACAACtccaataaaaaatagtacacttcgtaaagattttattaaaattaatcgaaatatatatatagccaGTCCTAGCTTCACATTGTttgcatattattattcagaatgtTTGTTTACCAATTGAATGTACGTCATTAAATTCCACTAAATCATAtagaaagtaataatttattttataagtcatttttctttgaaaaatagaaactttagtttctatttttactttaaagatTGGAATATTAACcccttgagaaaaaaattagataggTGCCTGAAGATGTACTTTCACCATGTATCATTATAAAGTCGcttaacttttatttcttaaatttttatattaaaaatcatttacaatttgtggaaattattatcaaaatttagtttgaaatcaattttagaaagtataataaaatataaaataaaataaaataacataacataaaataaaattaaaacatattgatttaaaaaaaaattgtttttttttcgcaaaaattaaaattttttcgaaaacaaatttatatgataataattgagtcgtttaaataattatcaattatattttgtttaattaaacctTACTTCTCAgcgataatagaaaatataatcgatataataatcatggaagatcaattttaattatcaattataatttaaatttatttataatttatatctaaaataattaattatttctagaataaagaaaatttattattataaaactctTAAGCAATTTGAAAGCAGAAAATTAAACGTTTATTTTTACGCGTATCCTTGCAATTTCTTCcaagagaataatttataataatcaacgCAGTGCTTGTGTATTCCATCTTACATCTCTTCCTTTCACTATTCAACGATCAAGAAACTACGATTTAGCGAATGAACTATATATAAAGCATATGTGGTTTTATCGAACCATCTAATTATCATATGCAGAATGCAACTATTGATTTGTTTGAATTCTTCAACAAtgtgttaattttttacttcttcttttttcataatacgtatttcttgtttattatatcaattaaaaaaaatgttcattttaaaaaaatatagattataaaaattgaatgtaaaaaaaaattgtatgaattatatcaattagaaaaaatgaacgacaaatatatattccgtGATCGTAATGTTCAAAAGAACAGTGACTTATCTTGTTTTCagttctaattattatataaaaaatacatacgaTATGTGATATACGATATACCTGTGTTCCTCTTCTTTCCCCTTTTCGTTATGGTTATTTAACATAAGGAGTCGAATATCTTATGATGCAAGCACGTTGCTTTGGTAATGGAATTGCAATCCGTTATCGAGAAGAcggaataaatggaaaaaatgaaatatgtggTATAGAGAAATcacttctaaaaatatatttatatttataatttaaaataaaatagtaataaaattaatcaattattattgaaagacattttttttaaaatatcttttaaaatattatgtatctaatattataaatataaaagtaagagacttttaataaattaataatataataatataataataaattaaaaaatcaggaTCAAAGATGtagaattaaattctatcaaattatttaaatgcaagtttttcatttaaaacaaaaatttaaagaaatagaacTAAAACCTGAAAAAAGTATCAATTTGTTAACATTGTTActgattcatataattttttacatttttttcaatttttacaatgattCATTGTTGTTTTGTATAATTGAATCGAAtagaatattgattaaaaataaatggtttgcgaatttcatttttgattatcaatatttcttcttgTCTTTTTCCAGGTGATTGTTATTGCTACAATTGTGCTGCAGCTGGTCCTGAGTTATGGGCATCCTGTTGTCGTGAAAGCTTGCGATGTTGTTCGCATCTTGCAGCGGCATGTCGTACCTGCGACCATCCAACACTATACCCGTTTTGCTCAAAACACTTTAAAAAATGTCTTGtcgaattgaaaaaacaaaattaacatCTGTTCTTTACGAtacgattaattttcatcacaAGGACAAataatcgaatgaaatataagaaaataggaCTAATAGGTTATAACAGTTTCTAaacattgattttgaaataagagaaagaatttcaacaaaatgaagatacattttaaaaacacGGTTAACAACTGTAACCATgaccaaattttataatatttttacataactataaattaaatccgTACAAAATGATAACACGAATGAAATTCGCGTAGGTTAAGTTAATCGACAATCGTATCTTGCATAAGTTGAAAGTTTTACGCCGAGTTTCTAAATATAGCGCTTATCTTTCGACCCGTTAAACTGGTCcccgtttcaatttttttttgtgctaCGTTACATTACGCACCAGATAGGGTAACGCGAAACGTGAGATGCCGTGATAAATCGTACCTGAACTCATGTAAAACTCgtgtattccttttttttttctttcgcgaaatatcgaagaggaagaggaaacaaCGATGAATTCATCGATAGAGAAGCAACAGAAGGGAAGACATATTCGATATGTCCGTAATAACAGATTAGACAATAAGATAACGTTTTTACTatgtacagaaaaaaaaatcaataaaaaagaaaagaataagaacaaaagaagtattagaatttataatgacGAAATTCTTGAGCGTTCATAGGTCAATGTACAAACATAGTAAAAAGTTAATGTACCTTCTAAAGACTAAACGATCGCAGGCCATTAATCCGCCGCTTTTTGTATCTTAACGATTATTGAGAACATTTGAGTTATGCAGTTACTGTCCAAGCGATAGACAAAAAGTAACAGACGGTTTGACAAGTCGCACATTTACAAAATACCTTGCCAATCGAAACGTACGAAAAGTAATACAACGCtgcttcgagaaaatttttctcttcgacggatattttttcattcatttcttttttttttttgtttttacataTAACATTAAAAGCTGACAATTCGAgagtacaaataataaatcatcacTCAAAATACAATCATTGATAAGCTTTATTTGTGTAGTCTTCAGAGTATTTAGTAATCCgtacttttttaaaactacTAAATCCTATAAATTGTGGGGGCAGAGACTTTGATCAGGTAGCCAGACTTAAATAATACAGAATAATAcgaatttgatttcatttcttctttttcgtttttggacgtaaaattttcacgtttaaagaattattttatacatttttttcttttcattttcgcaatttttttaaatcgtttacTGCATCCCCACGAAATATCGGACCTCGTTTCTTTAcacaacattttatttattttttctccaaatatcttatatagaaTGCTATTCCGCGAAATTCGAAGTTCTATATTGCTTtacctatatatattaaatcgaattttcgattcgtttcattttctttgcTGTTTCTTGTTCCATTTGTTTCACACTACCGCCATACGTGAAACTTCTAGCATaagtatttttcctttctttcattttaatattctttttgtagcaaaaaaaaatttttgtttctatttctttctcgtttttctctcgtgtttagtatataaaattatagttttgcACTTGAGAATGCTCTCAGTTCTTAAATCAGCACCACACAGAGGTGAAAGACAAGACTAGAAAAGAAGATAGGAAGAAACGTAgttactctttttttctttttcgaattttcgtttcgcATTGCTGTGAAAAAACAATGTAAtgtgactttttttttaaaactttttcccATTCTTGCATTCGTATTTGAATTCGTATTTAGAGGAACGTAATCAAATTATCTACGTTTCGACGAATCGTCAATAAACATTAAACACCTTGCACGATTTCGGCAGTCATAAGAGTGATGATGCTGCGCGCGCATCTtcacttttctttcgtttgttttattcttaattaatatagtaattgATCGCGAAGCAAGGGAGGCTGGTGAAAAAACGCAAAtgcttaatacatatataatataataatatagaaataattgatcctcaatatatatataatcataacatattacatattatatatatatatatatatatatgtaatatagtatatatataatatataattaagatataaatgattgcaataatttttattggatttgagttcggttatttaattttactgtattattaatttttaatttagattttttgttttgcgagataattattatgtttatcagaataattatcattaatatgcaaaattaaaattttttaatatgaataatttagaatttgtcTTTGTTTTAtcctttgattattaaaattaaataacttaaccCAAAATGTTTTAAGTCTAATACGattccaattaaatattaaatgtattttttttatcttttttctggaatttcttaaaaaatgaaattcctgaaattaaaaagttgagtatatgcatatatgataattgattaataatattaaattaagatatatttatcatgTATAATTATTGTGCGTTAAATGACCATGCACTCTCTCGCTTCACGATATGATAATGacgataaaatatgaataaatccgcttctttcatttttaccttttctttcttttttttctttttttttctttttttgtttttttttttacgatcagAAGAATAATAGCGGTAGCGTCCTGGCAAAATGACAATTGACAACGATGATATTACTTCGATTCCTTTACATAAAACACAGATCTTGATCTATTATGCGATCGACTTATTACGGTGTACATGTATATCAAGTATGAGTTCAAAATCTATCACGAAGTACAAAGAGAGATTGATTATgctatttttagtttattaacTTGTATATACCGAGAAATATCAAGACTACAGTTAACTATATATTTAGTGATTCGGAAATTGTGACCAAGATCGGTTGGTTAGCCagtaatcaatgaaaaatcagATTATTTAGAGTAGGAGTGGTAATAAGTATTGCTTGGGATGTGTGTCGGAGAGATTTTGTTTtcactctttctttctttcttttttttctttttttttcttttttttttttgtaaagtgtagataagtttttttttcattttgtttttttttcagaagaaaGGATTTCATAAAAACTCGGCGTTCTGCCATTTCGTCTTTGTTTTATCCTTTGAGAAAAACTTTGGGTAAATACGATTTgtgttaaattcattaaatacttttacatCGATGTGACACATTAAATCAGTCGCGCAATCATAAGTAACTTACATCTTTGATGATCGacagattttctttttatctttcatttttgttttatatatataatatatatatatataatatatatatatatatatatatatatatatatacattatatatatatatatatatataatatattctgtttcgttttttgtttcatttttttttaaacatattcttCAACAAGAAAATCTTatcacaaaatttttacaaattatgcgcgaatgatatttatgtcattattttaaaaacatactGAATACTTATTCTTTGTTCTCTTgcaatgacaaaaaaaaaaaaaaaagaaaaagaatcgttaCTCTCACACTCACATTCATATCTTGCTGACTATATCAGCGACAcacattttcatataaagatcattttttcccttttttttcttattgagtCTACAACTTTCTTGTTCttactctttctctttttcaattattataaccgccttaaaaatatttcattgtttgaagaaaataaagagatataCATAGAGTACAGGTACCGCCGatgattacaaaaattattcaaactagCGACAAAGATCGATAACTGTAATATATCAAGGGCCTAAGAAGATCCCATTTTTTCAACTTTGTTGTTTTACGTCACATAGTGTTTACTTTCTCTCTcacattctctttttttcgcattctttctctctccactTATTACTATTGTAAATcaaccaatttttttataatcacgtAACACTTATTACTTAGTGCCTTATAAATGTCCACTTGGTTctgtagatataatatatataatgtaataattgaagcaattatattcatttatgtgCGTCCGAGTTATTATGCACTTAATCCAATTAGTTGATTGACATTCACCTATTATTCGcttgcaatattattaatttcaacataAGATAATGTGAAAAAAGCAGATATTGCTCTTaaagaaatcaatttgaaaattgtttgctAAGCTTAAATTATGAacagtttttcattttctctttttgaaaccactaagataattattcgtatattatataaccgAAAGTTAAAGTTCTTCAAGACGATAAAACGTCTTGTAAAAAGTAAATCATCAAACCTTTCAGGTAACAATCAAAAGTCACACTCACACATCAATGCATATTCACAAAATGATGGTTAAAATATCCCATTTTCACATAATACAGGAAATATCTTGTCTATTCTTCCAAGTTTGAGCTCACTTTGTAAATACAGATGCCAATCATGCATCGATTAGTATATTATCCTAGAAATGTCACAAAGATGCAACATTCCATTGAAGATTTCCATTTAGTACGATATTGTGGAAAAAGAATATGAGTATCTTTGTTTCTCAATATTCTTAACACAGCTCTacagtttcatttatttgcgTTTAATGGTCGATGTTTAAATGCGTTCGGTTACGTTTTCCAATTGTGTGGATGGGCTCGAGGTGGAGCCTGATTACCCTGTGCTTGAGATGCTTGTGATGGAATCATATCAAGCAGATATTGACGTTGCAAATCTGCTGCTTGTCGTTGCAATTCTGCGAGACCTTTTCCACCAGCTTGCGCCATTGCTAATTGATAAGGATATAATATCGAGGTAAATGGTGGCATCATATGAGCAGGAAGAGGTTGATGAGGTGGCAGACCTGGTACAGGATTTTTTGCCAGTTCTGAAAATAGaatcaatcaaattatttttaatatataatttattaacttttaattaataaaaaaagtatataattaccCCTAAGCAACTGTTGTTGCAAAGCAGCTGCAGCAGCATGGTGTGGACTGAATTTTCCACTTTCTGCTAATTTAACCAAGGGATGTTCTTGTAGCTTAGGTGCTGGTGGAGTTGGTGCTAGCGTTGGTGCTGGTGGAACTTGAGGTGGGGGGGCTGGTGGCGTTGCTACTCTTCTTGTAGGAGTAGCTGCTTTAGGAACTGGTTTAGGAGCTGGTGGATCCGGACTTGGGCATGCTGCTTGTGCCAACCTTTGTTCTATTTCTTGTTCTTGTTGCAATGCTTTTACAAATGCTGtctttaatctataaatatatgtaatatattaattaatatgataaaatgtatcatttttcataataatttttcataaattttaaattacataccGATTAGTATGCTCTGCTTTGAGAGCTTTTTTAACATTAGTCGTTACACAATGTTCACATATAACTCTAGGATCGCGACCTGCTGGTGGTCTTTGAAAAGTTGCATGCTGCACTCGTGGACCTTCTTTCTTGCCACCAGTTATAGGCTTTTCCCATTTCCATACGGGTGTGAAATCCGTTTTACATTGAGTACATTCGAAAGGTTCTGGAGGTGGTGGAATAGCAGGTTCTTTAGTGATGAAATCAACTACATGTTCCAAACCcaccaaatatataaattccgtATTAGACGGATTTGGCACAAAGTGCATCTCCGGTGGTGGAGGTTTTGGAGGTGGTATTTGTAACAAAGTCTTTTCAAGTTGTTTTCTTAAAGCCAATTTAGCAGCTGCTTGACGTTGTGCAGGTGTTTGATTATCATCCCTCGGTCtttcctatattttaaaaataaatattacatgcataaaaagtataaaataataaatttgattgtaagttctctataaaataaaatatcattgttataagaaatataaaatagaaaataaggaAGGAAATGGAAGCATAAATgggttaaatataaaaataaaaaaatgatatgattATTAAGGCAAGAAAAAGTCggcacaatatttaataaagaattagatTGATAAGAGACTAAACATATTTGACTATAGTGGATATACCTGTTCTGAAATCACAGGTGTGCTTAAGGATGCGGtggttttattttcttgagaTCCAACAAGCAGCTTTGTGTTTACAAAAACACAATTATGGTTATTTACAAAGTTCACAAATAATGTAAACaagtatttgtaaaatataatatacatttgcataaaatttaacacaatatcttttaataatatctatttataacaattatatgtatttaaataaaaaaagaaacaatattttatacctTACTTACTTGATGTGCTGGTGTAGGTGTTGGATCTTTTGTGGATCTTTCAGTTCGATCTGCAGGTGCATGATAATTTGATACATTTGATGTTGCACTAGGAGGCCTGCCCCTAGGATGAGGTGGTTGTGGTATGACCATATTAGGTGGCATTCCGGTACTAGAAGTAGAACTTCTACCAACTGTGGGTGGTAGTAACATTCCAGGTGGTGGTGCATGTAAACTACTGCTCCTGCTTGGTGCAGGTTGTCCTCTAAGCAATGGTGGTGGTGCTTTACCTGTTCTATGactgaaaacatatatatatatatatatatattattttaataatcaattatagaaatccttttaattacttttatagaacaaaatttaatcaaaaactcACCTATGAGGAGTTGGTTGTACTGTAACTGGTGGTGGTAATTTACTGGGTACTTTGGGTACAGcagcaatattttcttttaattgttgagattgtcttaattttttcaataataccaATTTCATTTCCTCAGATCTAAGTTCCTCCCTTAATTTTCTAAGTGTCCTCTCTCGTTCAGCTAACTCATCTGatgataattcttttattggaGGCAAAGGAGGCATATcacctaataaataaaaatttataattttattaaatatactaaaCTTTTATGaagtataaaatcaaatataatatgtattagcACAATACTGAAACTGTAAATAATTatgctatttttataattaacctTCATCACTATCTGCATTTCCATTAACATAACCATTTATTCTACGTTCATCTGGAGTTTCTGCATAACTTATTTCAATTCTAGGTCTAAGATTGCGACGTGTTTTTCTATCATCTCCAGATTTAGGAGCTAAAATGCCTCTTGCTGCATTTTGAATGTTTCGTGCTTCTGGCATATTGTTGTCCACATTAGGATTCGAAGAGAAATGAATACCTAAATCTAATGGAACTCCTACATCTGCAGAATTAACAGTGATCGAGGGAGAATTTCTCCTGCTACTGCTGCTGAAAACACATATTATTTactgaaaaattatcataacaaattttat
Coding sequences:
- the LOC108001834 gene encoding transcriptional repressor p66-beta isoform X5, whose product is MEAMDLDGDAVVDLSVSSSSRRNSPSITVNSADVGVPLDLGIHFSSNPNVDNNMPEARNIQNAARGILAPKSGDDRKTRRNLRPRIEISYAETPDERRINGYVNGNADSDEGDMPPLPPIKELSSDELAERERTLRKLREELRSEEMKLVLLKKLRQSQQLKENIAAVPKVPSKLPPPVTVQPTPHSHRTGKAPPPLLRGQPAPSRSSSLHAPPPGMLLPPTVGRSSTSSTGMPPNMVIPQPPHPRGRPPSATSNVSNYHAPADRTERSTKDPTPTPAHQVSKERPRDDNQTPAQRQAAAKLALRKQLEKTLLQIPPPKPPPPEMHFVPNPSNTEFIYLVGLEHVVDFITKEPAIPPPPEPFECTQCKTDFTPVWKWEKPITGGKKEGPRVQHATFQRPPAGRDPRVICEHCVTTNVKKALKAEHTNRLKTAFVKALQQEQEIEQRLAQAACPSPDPPAPKPVPKAATPTRRVATPPAPPPQVPPAPTLAPTPPAPKLQEHPLVKLAESGKFSPHHAAAAALQQQLLRELAKNPVPGLPPHQPLPAHMMPPFTSILYPYQLAMAQAGGKGLAELQRQAADLQRQYLLDMIPSQASQAQGNQAPPRAHPHNWKT
- the LOC108001834 gene encoding transcriptional repressor p66-beta isoform X7, with amino-acid sequence MEAMDLDGDAVVDLSVSSSSRRNSPSITVNSADVGVPLDLGIHFSSNPNVDNNMPEARNIQNAARGILAPKSGDDRKTRRNLRPRIEISYAETPDERRINGYVNGNADSDEGDMPPLPPIKELSSDELAERERTLRKLREELRSEEMKLVLLKKLRQSQQLKENIAAVPKVPSKLPPPVTVQPTPHSHRTGKAPPPLLRGQPAPSRSSSLHAPPPGMLLPPTVGRSSTSSTGMPPNMVIPQPPHPRGRPPSATSNVSNYHAPADRTERSTKDPTPTPAHQERPRDDNQTPAQRQAAAKLALRKQLEKTLLQIPPPKPPPPEMHFVPNPSNTEFIYLVGLEHVVDFITKEPAIPPPPEPFECTQCKTDFTPVWKWEKPITGGKKEGPRVQHATFQRPPAGRDPRVICEHCVTTNVKKALKAEHTNRLKTAFVKALQQEQEIEQRLAQAACPSPDPPAPKPVPKAATPTRRVATPPAPPPQVPPAPTLAPTPPAPKLQEHPLVKLAESGKFSPHHAAAAALQQQLLRELAKNPVPGLPPHQPLPAHMMPPFTSILYPYQLAMAQAGGKGLAELQRQAADLQRQYLLDMIPSQASQAQGNQAPPRAHPHNWKT
- the LOC108001834 gene encoding transcriptional repressor p66-beta isoform X2 encodes the protein MEAMDLDGDAVVDLSVSSSRRNSPSITVNSADVGVPLDLGIHFSSNPNVDNNMPEARNIQNAARGILAPKSGDDRKTRRNLRPRIEISYAETPDERRINGYVNGNADSDEGDMPPLPPIKELSSDELAERERTLRKLREELRSEEMKLVLLKKLRQSQQLKENIAAVPKVPSKLPPPVTVQPTPHSHRTGKAPPPLLRGQPAPSRSSSLHAPPPGMLLPPTVGRSSTSSTGMPPNMVIPQPPHPRGRPPSATSNVSNYHAPADRTERSTKDPTPTPAHQVSKLLVGSQENKTTASLSTPVISEQERPRDDNQTPAQRQAAAKLALRKQLEKTLLQIPPPKPPPPEMHFVPNPSNTEFIYLVGLEHVVDFITKEPAIPPPPEPFECTQCKTDFTPVWKWEKPITGGKKEGPRVQHATFQRPPAGRDPRVICEHCVTTNVKKALKAEHTNRLKTAFVKALQQEQEIEQRLAQAACPSPDPPAPKPVPKAATPTRRVATPPAPPPQVPPAPTLAPTPPAPKLQEHPLVKLAESGKFSPHHAAAAALQQQLLRELAKNPVPGLPPHQPLPAHMMPPFTSILYPYQLAMAQAGGKGLAELQRQAADLQRQYLLDMIPSQASQAQGNQAPPRAHPHNWKT
- the LOC108001834 gene encoding transcriptional repressor p66-beta isoform X4 codes for the protein MEAMDLDGDAVVDLSVSSSRRNSPSITVNSADVGVPLDLGIHFSSNPNVDNNMPEARNIQNAARGILAPKSGDDRKTRRNLRPRIEISYAETPDERRINGYVNGNADSDEGDMPPLPPIKELSSDELAERERTLRKLREELRSEEMKLVLLKKLRQSQQLKENIAAVPKVPSKLPPPVTVQPTPHSHRTGKAPPPLLRGQPAPSRSSSLHAPPPGMLLPPTVGRSSTSSTGMPPNMVIPQPPHPRGRPPSATSNVSNYHAPADRTERSTKDPTPTPAHQLLVGSQENKTTASLSTPVISEQERPRDDNQTPAQRQAAAKLALRKQLEKTLLQIPPPKPPPPEMHFVPNPSNTEFIYLVGLEHVVDFITKEPAIPPPPEPFECTQCKTDFTPVWKWEKPITGGKKEGPRVQHATFQRPPAGRDPRVICEHCVTTNVKKALKAEHTNRLKTAFVKALQQEQEIEQRLAQAACPSPDPPAPKPVPKAATPTRRVATPPAPPPQVPPAPTLAPTPPAPKLQEHPLVKLAESGKFSPHHAAAAALQQQLLRELAKNPVPGLPPHQPLPAHMMPPFTSILYPYQLAMAQAGGKGLAELQRQAADLQRQYLLDMIPSQASQAQGNQAPPRAHPHNWKT
- the LOC108001834 gene encoding transcriptional repressor p66-beta isoform X3; this translates as MEAMDLDGDAVVDLSVSSSSRRNSPSITVNSADVGVPLDLGIHFSSNPNVDNNMPEARNIQNAARGILAPKSGDDRKTRRNLRPRIEISYAETPDERRINGYVNGNADSDEGDMPPLPPIKELSSDELAERERTLRKLREELRSEEMKLVLLKKLRQSQQLKENIAAVPKVPSKLPPPVTVQPTPHSHRTGKAPPPLLRGQPAPSRSSSLHAPPPGMLLPPTVGRSSTSSTGMPPNMVIPQPPHPRGRPPSATSNVSNYHAPADRTERSTKDPTPTPAHQLLVGSQENKTTASLSTPVISEQERPRDDNQTPAQRQAAAKLALRKQLEKTLLQIPPPKPPPPEMHFVPNPSNTEFIYLVGLEHVVDFITKEPAIPPPPEPFECTQCKTDFTPVWKWEKPITGGKKEGPRVQHATFQRPPAGRDPRVICEHCVTTNVKKALKAEHTNRLKTAFVKALQQEQEIEQRLAQAACPSPDPPAPKPVPKAATPTRRVATPPAPPPQVPPAPTLAPTPPAPKLQEHPLVKLAESGKFSPHHAAAAALQQQLLRELAKNPVPGLPPHQPLPAHMMPPFTSILYPYQLAMAQAGGKGLAELQRQAADLQRQYLLDMIPSQASQAQGNQAPPRAHPHNWKT
- the LOC108001834 gene encoding transcriptional repressor p66-beta isoform X1 translates to MEAMDLDGDAVVDLSVSSSSRRNSPSITVNSADVGVPLDLGIHFSSNPNVDNNMPEARNIQNAARGILAPKSGDDRKTRRNLRPRIEISYAETPDERRINGYVNGNADSDEGDMPPLPPIKELSSDELAERERTLRKLREELRSEEMKLVLLKKLRQSQQLKENIAAVPKVPSKLPPPVTVQPTPHSHRTGKAPPPLLRGQPAPSRSSSLHAPPPGMLLPPTVGRSSTSSTGMPPNMVIPQPPHPRGRPPSATSNVSNYHAPADRTERSTKDPTPTPAHQVSKLLVGSQENKTTASLSTPVISEQERPRDDNQTPAQRQAAAKLALRKQLEKTLLQIPPPKPPPPEMHFVPNPSNTEFIYLVGLEHVVDFITKEPAIPPPPEPFECTQCKTDFTPVWKWEKPITGGKKEGPRVQHATFQRPPAGRDPRVICEHCVTTNVKKALKAEHTNRLKTAFVKALQQEQEIEQRLAQAACPSPDPPAPKPVPKAATPTRRVATPPAPPPQVPPAPTLAPTPPAPKLQEHPLVKLAESGKFSPHHAAAAALQQQLLRELAKNPVPGLPPHQPLPAHMMPPFTSILYPYQLAMAQAGGKGLAELQRQAADLQRQYLLDMIPSQASQAQGNQAPPRAHPHNWKT
- the LOC108001834 gene encoding transcriptional repressor p66-beta isoform X8, which translates into the protein MEAMDLDGDAVVDLSVSSSRRNSPSITVNSADVGVPLDLGIHFSSNPNVDNNMPEARNIQNAARGILAPKSGDDRKTRRNLRPRIEISYAETPDERRINGYVNGNADSDEGDMPPLPPIKELSSDELAERERTLRKLREELRSEEMKLVLLKKLRQSQQLKENIAAVPKVPSKLPPPVTVQPTPHSHRTGKAPPPLLRGQPAPSRSSSLHAPPPGMLLPPTVGRSSTSSTGMPPNMVIPQPPHPRGRPPSATSNVSNYHAPADRTERSTKDPTPTPAHQERPRDDNQTPAQRQAAAKLALRKQLEKTLLQIPPPKPPPPEMHFVPNPSNTEFIYLVGLEHVVDFITKEPAIPPPPEPFECTQCKTDFTPVWKWEKPITGGKKEGPRVQHATFQRPPAGRDPRVICEHCVTTNVKKALKAEHTNRLKTAFVKALQQEQEIEQRLAQAACPSPDPPAPKPVPKAATPTRRVATPPAPPPQVPPAPTLAPTPPAPKLQEHPLVKLAESGKFSPHHAAAAALQQQLLRELAKNPVPGLPPHQPLPAHMMPPFTSILYPYQLAMAQAGGKGLAELQRQAADLQRQYLLDMIPSQASQAQGNQAPPRAHPHNWKT
- the LOC108001834 gene encoding transcriptional repressor p66-beta isoform X6 — translated: MEAMDLDGDAVVDLSVSSSRRNSPSITVNSADVGVPLDLGIHFSSNPNVDNNMPEARNIQNAARGILAPKSGDDRKTRRNLRPRIEISYAETPDERRINGYVNGNADSDEGDMPPLPPIKELSSDELAERERTLRKLREELRSEEMKLVLLKKLRQSQQLKENIAAVPKVPSKLPPPVTVQPTPHSHRTGKAPPPLLRGQPAPSRSSSLHAPPPGMLLPPTVGRSSTSSTGMPPNMVIPQPPHPRGRPPSATSNVSNYHAPADRTERSTKDPTPTPAHQVSKERPRDDNQTPAQRQAAAKLALRKQLEKTLLQIPPPKPPPPEMHFVPNPSNTEFIYLVGLEHVVDFITKEPAIPPPPEPFECTQCKTDFTPVWKWEKPITGGKKEGPRVQHATFQRPPAGRDPRVICEHCVTTNVKKALKAEHTNRLKTAFVKALQQEQEIEQRLAQAACPSPDPPAPKPVPKAATPTRRVATPPAPPPQVPPAPTLAPTPPAPKLQEHPLVKLAESGKFSPHHAAAAALQQQLLRELAKNPVPGLPPHQPLPAHMMPPFTSILYPYQLAMAQAGGKGLAELQRQAADLQRQYLLDMIPSQASQAQGNQAPPRAHPHNWKT